In the genome of Podarcis raffonei isolate rPodRaf1 chromosome W, rPodRaf1.pri, whole genome shotgun sequence, one region contains:
- the LOC128405949 gene encoding craniofacial development protein 2-like: MTLEDEPLRSEGVQHATEEEQRTSTSRFRADEAAGPKPKGRSVAGMPGSERKVQCCKEKYCIGTLNVRTMNLGKLDVVKNEMARLNIDILGISELKWMGMGEFSSDDHHIYYCGQESRKRNGVALIVNKRVAKGVLGCNLKNDRMILIRIQGRPFKITVIHVYAPTTGAEETEIDQFYEDLQHLIEVTPKKDVLLIIGDWNAKVGSQEIKGTTGKFGLGDQNEAGQRLIEFCQENKLVITNTLFQLHKRRLYTWTSPDGKLRNQIDYILCSQRWRSSIQSAKRRPGADCGSDHQLLIAKFKLKLKKVGKTTGPVRYNLNQIAYEYTVEVRNRFKDLDLVDRVPEELWMEARNIIQEAATKTIPMKRKCKKAKWLSNEALQ, encoded by the coding sequence ATGACgttggaagatgagcccctcaggtcggaaggtgtccaacatgctactgaggaagagcagaggacaagtacaagtagattcagagctgatgaagcggctgggccaaagccgaaaggtcgctcagttgcgggtatgcctggaagtgaaaggaaagtccaatgctgtaaagaaaaatactgCATAGGAACCttgaatgtaagaaccatgaaccttggtaagttggatgtggtcaaaaatgagatggcaagattaaatattgacatcctgggcatcagtgaactaaaatggatgggaatgggcgaattcagttcagatgaccatcatatctactactgtgggcaagaatcccgtaaaagaaatggagtggccctcatagtcaacaaaagagtggcgaaaggtgtactgggatgcaatctcaaaaatgatagaatgatcttgatacgaatccaaggcagaccttttaaaatCACAGTAATCCacgtttatgcaccaactactggtgctgaagaaactgaaattgaccaattctatgaagacttacaacaccttatagaagtgacaccaaagaaggatgttcttctcattataggggattggaatgctaaagtagggagtcaagagataaaaggaacaactggcaagtttggccttggagatcaaaacgaagcagggcaaaggctaatagagttctgtcaagagaacaagctggtcatcacaaacacgcttttccaactacacaagagacgactctacacatggacatcaccagatgggaagcttcgaaatcagattgattatattctctgcagccaaagatggagaagctctatacagtcagcaaaaagaaGACccggagctgactgtggctcagatcatcagcttcttatagcaaaattcaagcttaaactgaagaaagtaggaaaaactactgggccagtaagatacaatctaaatcaaatcgcttatgaatacacagtggaagtgaggaacaggtttaaggatttagatttggtggacagagtgcctgaagaactatggatggaggctcgtaacattatacaggaggcagcaacaaaaaccatcccaatgaaaaggaaatgcaagaaagcaaagtggctgtccaacgaggccttacaatag